From a single Saimiri boliviensis isolate mSaiBol1 chromosome 7, mSaiBol1.pri, whole genome shotgun sequence genomic region:
- the HPD gene encoding 4-hydroxyphenylpyruvate dioxygenase yields MTTYSDKGAKPERGRFLHFHSVTFWVGNAKQAASFYCTKMGFEPLAYRGLETGSREVVSHVIKQGKIVFVLSSALNPWNKEMGNHLVKHGDGVKDIAFEVEDCDYIVQKARERGAKIVREPWVEEDKFGKVKFAVLQTYGDTTHTLVEKMSYAGRFLPGYEAPAFMDPLLPQLPKCSLEIIDHIVGNQPDQEMVSASEWYLKNLQFHRFWSVDDTQVHTEYSSLRSIVVANYEESIKMPINEPAPGKKKSQIQEYVDYNGGAGVQHIALKTQDIITAIRHLRERGMEFLSVPSTYYKQLREKLKVAKIKVKESIDVLEELKILVDYDEKGYLLQIFTKPVQDRPTLFLEVIQRHNHQGFGAGNFNSLFKAFEEEQNLRGNLTNMETDGVVPGM; encoded by the exons ATG aCGACTTACAGTGACAAAGGGGCAAAG CCTGAGAGAGGCCGATTCCTCCACTTCCACTCTGTGACCTTCTGGGTTGGCAACGCCAAGCAG GCCGCGTCATTCTACTGCACCAAGATGGGCTTCGAACCTCTAGCCTACAGGGGCCTAGAGACCGGCTCCCGGGAGGTAGTCAGCCATGTCATCAAACAAGGGAAG ATTGTGTTTGTCCTCTCCTCAGCCCTCAACCCCTGGAACAAAG AGATGGGCAATCACCTGGTGAAACACGGCGATGGAGTAAAGGACATCGCGTTCGAGGTGGAAGACTGTGACTACATCGTGCAG AAAGCACGTGAACGGGGAGCCAAAATCGTGCGGGAGCCCTGGGTAGAGGAAGACAAGTTTGGGAAGGTGAAGTTTGCTGTGCTGCAGACG TATGGCGACACCACACACACCCTGGTGGAGAAGATGAGCTACGCCGGCCGATTCTTGCCTGGATATGAGGCCCCAGCATTCATGGACCCCCTACTTCCTCAACT GCCTAAGTGCAGTCTCGAGATTATCGACCACATTGTGGGAAACCAGCCTGATCAGGAGATGGTGTCAGCCTCTGAATG GTACCTGAAAAACCTGCAGTTTCACCGCTTCTGGTCCGTGGACGACACGCAGGTGCACACGGAATACAGCTCTTTGCGATCCATTGTGGTGGCCAACTATGAGGAGTCCATcaagatgcccatcaatgagccAGCGCCTGGCAAGAAGAAGTCCCAGATCCAG GAATATGTGGACTATAACGGGGGCGCCGGGGTCCAGCACATCGCTCTCAAGACCCAGGACATCATTACAGCG ATTCGCCACTTGCGAGAGAGAGGCATGGAATTCTTATCTGTTCCCTCCACGTACTACAAGCAACTGCGGGAGAAGCTGAAGGTAGCCAAGATCAAGGTGAAGGAGAGCATTGATGTCCTGGAG GAGCTGAAAATTCTGGTGGACTACGACGAGAAAGGCTACCTCCTGCAGATCTTCACCAAACCCGTGCAGGACCGGCCCACGCTCTTCCTGGAAGTCATCCAGCGCCACAACCACCAG GGTTTTGGTGCCGGTAACTTCAACTCACTGTTCAAGGCTTTTGAGGAGGAGCAGAACCTGCGGGGtaacctcaccaacatggagaccGACGGGGTGGTGCCCGGCATGTAA